CTCACCTCCCGCACCACCTCATGGAAAATGTGCTGCACCGATTCAAAGTCTAGGCAAGCTGAAACTTCATAGAACAAGAAGCCATACTTGGTGGCGAGAGACAGCCCCTCAGCTTTGGTGACCTGCCTGTCAAAGAAAGCCAGAAACAGGAGTTACTCCGGTGTTGGTTTAAAATTTTATTCGCCCTCCTGTTTAACAAACAGTGCTCAAAACCAATGGACTCGGgaaatttgctgcctgaagcaaaaccCTGAATAGTGTCAACCCCAGCATAGAAACTCCCAGGGGAAGAGGAACGCCAGGAGACAGGTTAAGGACTGGCAGAATATTCTAGAAGACAAGGGACTTCAAGGATAAACCCCCTCAGATCTGGTgaaggaggcagaagagagagCACCTGGATGGGTGATAGGAAATAAGGCAGAAGGGCAAGAAGAAAGTCTGAGGAAAACTCTTGCACACTCCAGACCGCTGAGTCAAAAGAGAGCCTACTTACTTAGCTCTAGCTTGGGTCTGAACACAAAATGGCAGCCCATTATACGGCCCCGTTGAGGCTGGAAATATTTGGCTATTTTTCAGGATTAGACAGGAATCAACAAAATCTTGGGAGTTAAGCCACTTTGGTAACTCTGTTTAAAATGCTCTTTTATACGCCTACGCCGCCTCATCCTTTGCGCACCACTCCAATAGAGCACACGCCCCATTTGCAAGGCCATGTCAAGATGGGAATGGCTCATTTTAGCCTTGGGCATTCTAGAACCTGAGAGGCCTGCCTTGGGCGGTCTAGAACCCGAGAGGTCTGCTTTGGGTCAACGAGGCCTACACAAGAGAAATCTTTGGGGGAGGCAGTGGAGACCACAAGGTAGAGGGGTGAGGTGTTCCACTTCACACACTTTGAATTTCATTTGCCAACCAGTTCCTTGGCTGCAGTCAGTGACTGAGGCTGGGATCCTGTACGGGCAATCTTTTTGTGCAACGGCCCCCTTGCGCCGGTGGTATGACCTTTAAGAAGCTTGCCTATGGAGAGTACCCAGTGCCTCCTCATGCAAGTGGAAGTCCAGTCGGGTCAAATGCAGTCTCTGCCAGGAAATCTAGCCAACTTGGGTCCGTGGAACATCGTGCTCCACTGCCAGACCACAGGATTCCACCATTACCTGTATTGTTCCATGTCCAACTTGTTCCCCACCAGGAGAACCGGTGATTCGTGCTGTGCATTCTTCAGATGGAGGGCAATGATGTCCAGGTATGTCTGGCATCCCTCAAAGCTTTTCCGGTTATCAATACTGTAGACCACAATAAATGCATGGGCCCAATCCAGATACCGCTCACAGCTGACAGGTGCATCCTAGCAGAAAACCGCAACAGTTAACAGCCTCTCACCCTCTAGTAGCAAAGTCCCTTGCCACACCCTGATTGGAATACATACACCAACTATATATGTTGCATGGAGAAGGATATTCTTTTGATTGTCCTTTGCATCTACAATTTAGCCCCACAGATTGAGGGATTCAAGCAATTTTGGTCAAAGAAATGCAACACCATGTAGTGATCTCAAACTGTGGGGTAAGAGTGGCATACAGACTGGTACTCTTaggctcccttccttcttttctgggTCTGTTCCtgattcttcctcctcctccagcaaacCAGAGCATTATACTGCATATGTGAGCCATTAATCCAGCTGCAGGAGTTTCTCTATCTAAGTTTAGATCGTGTGTCCTCCTGCACTATCTCTAAATAAATTTTCCAAACGAATAGCTTTTCCTCtgtcccctctttctcctctttagtAGCTTTAAGATTCTTCTTGAATAGTCAGAAGTTTTCCACTAGGCTACTCCATTCTGGAGGATTAAATCCCAAAATAAtcctaataatttttttttttgctacagtcTGTAAGTTTCACTAGGGGAAACATGAGCTCAAGAGTTAGGACACAAGGCAAAACAATTATCTGTCTCTTTAATCTGCCCAAATGGCGTGTTTATTTTTCCATGGCCACAGAGCAGTCAGcaaaacagcaacacacacaAAAGCGAATCCTTCGAGGTTGCTGAAACAACAGAGTGAGTCAAGTATTCAGGAACTGAGTCCTGCCCGTTCTCAGAGCAACATAAAAAGAACACTGGGACGGATCCTGTTACAGAAAAGCTCCAGATTAGATGCTTATCGGCCTTTCCTCCTGAGCCCGGTGCTTCAACCCTCTGTTGCTTTGCTCGCTTTTGCGTCCATTGCTCCAAACGCCCGAGGAGACCCACAGCAATAGGACCCCTGCAGCTGGCCGTGCTTTCAAAAAGGCTAGGGTGCGATTCGGTCGGGGACATGAAGAGTCCTGCCTTGGGCCGAGGAACTTGCGAAAACCACGCACGGGTCAGTGTGTTCCGTTCCTCTAGGAAGGAAGGCGTTCAAGGCCAACCCTGGCATTGATTTCTTTAATCTCTAGTTCAGCTTTCATTCCATTTCACTTCTTTATGAAAAGAAGGCCTGTTTCAGGGACTAGAGAAATCGGACCATCAGTAACACTagtttctgttggagttttatctCCAGGTGTGCATGCCGTCcatagtttgagtgactgggagggatttttctgggctcgGATAATTTTCTAACTATCTGGCACCAATCAACTGTTCCTTCCAGTTTTTTGACATTCAAAgagatggttggtggcagttgtttgttgctgttgatctgttcagtcgGTTGttagtatatgtgcagtaaacacaaatttgtaatttcaagcaactgaaaGTAAAGAAATGCCGCTGAGTGACTTATTGAGTTATTAAGTCCCAGTTCTTTTTGAGTGCTAGTCCATCTACTACACCTCACTGGCTCTCATTAATGTTTATGCTTTCACCATAGCGATTGATGTTCATGTTATACTATATTATCCAACCTCACTTCTCATTGTCCCGCTTCTCAAATAGATAGGTTATAGCAATACAATATGGGGATTGGTGTCAACATGAGTGCACTGTGCTGAAAGCAAACTCCTCTTTGGATTCTGGCTTTGAGGACCAGAGATTTTAATTCCAAGGTCCATCATTCGTGGTTTTTCCTTTCTGAAagatctttctgttttgtttattacTGGAAAATATTTGATCCTTACCTACTTTAATTTTAGGGCTCCGACTAAAGAGTCTTCTGAAGAAGAATACGATTCAGGAGTAGAAGAAGAGAGTTGGACTCGACAAGCAGATGCAGCAAACAATTAAATAATGTCAGATTGTTCTGCAGAAAATGcacttaaatgtttttattttgagACCACACTTGACTTTGCCACCTATTAATAACATTGGATCTCTCTTGAATAGAATACATGATCAAGAAATGGCAGCGTTAATGGAAAACAgatcatgtatttttttttttgcaacatcaCATTGATTTATTCAGTGGACTTGGACTTCAGCAACATAATATTCAGAAATGAACTGTATATTACACTTTGttcaattttgaaaaacaaagttactttttttactgCTGAGATTAAGCAGGGGGAAGGTCTTTGCATAAACACTTCCTCTTCTGCAAGATTCgcctgttttttcctttctgaaacatctttctcttttatttgttACTGGAAAATATTTGATTCTTACCTAATTTAATTTTAGGGCTCCAACTAAAGAGTCTTCCgaagaagaatacagtggtgcctcgctttatgattgcgccatttaatgatgaaaccgcattacgatgaactttttcgatcgcttttgcgatcgcaaaacgatgttgtttcctatggaggaatttcgctttgcgatgatcggttccctgctttgttAACCGATTCTTCgtaaaatgacgattttccaacagctgactggcggtttcaaaatggccccccgctgttttctgggacggattcctcgctgcacaggcatcgaaaatgaccaccctatggaggatcttcgctggacggtgagtttacagctctttagaacacattaaatgggttttattgcatttcaatgggtttcttcttttcacattacgacattttcgttctacagcggtttcgctggaacgaatttaCGTCGTAATACGAGGCGCCACTGTAGGATTCAGGAGCTTGCCAAGACTTGGGTTTACATTTCAAGGGGATGTTTTCTGTGCTATacaccggtgggggggggggggaagatctaGGTTCTCCAGGTGTTTTTGGGCTTAAGTCCCAGCATTAAGAAGCCTGGCCAATCGGAGATGATGACAGGAGTTGTGGGGTCCCAAGTATCTGGAGGGCTAAAGatcccctcctctctcccctccatgACAACGAGGCCTACCTGGCGAAGCTTTTTTAATGGCCCTTCTAAAGACCACAGCATCTCTGACAAGCCATTCAATGCACCAGTCTAACTGGTACCCAAAGGGCTCTCCTCCGTTACCTGGTCAGCCGTATCCATCACCTTCAGCAGAACCGGTTGCTGGTCTACCACCTCTTCCGAAGCATACGTATCTTCTGCAAGACAAAGGCTGTTCAAGTAGGCAAAAGACGGCTTGGGAAACGGGCCCGCTTCTCCTCTCCCTGAACCTGAACCCTCTGCCTTTTGGGGAACATGTCAGTCACAAGGAACACTCTCCCAGGTCAGAAGGGAGTCTAGCGTACGGCCTTCTATCTGGCTGCCTGGGGACAAGGATCGCAGATCAAGGGACAACTCAGTTGAAACCTGATGCCCTGGCAATGCCTTCGTCTCCATTGTCTCCATGGAAGGCACCTGGAAGCTCAAAGCGAGTCCCAGCAGATCATGCCCAGCCCTGCCTTGTACCTGGGGGCAGGTGTTTCACTGACCTTATTCTACTGCatctattttttgttgttgtatgctCTCAAGCCGCTTTCGACTCATGGTGACCGTacgaatgagccatctccaaactCTCCTGCCCTCagccgccctgctcagctcttgtagactcaagcctgtgtttTCCTTTATGGAACCAGACCAGTTGgccttcctctttgcctgctgccttccaccttgcccatcgttactgtcttttccacagaaccCTGCCTTTTCAAGACGTGCTCaaggtaggacagcctcagtttcaacatttttgcctgtaGAGAGAGTCtgggcttaatttgatctaggacccactggtttgtctttctggcagtcccagggtatctacaaagctctcctccagcaccacatttcaaatcaaCCATCGCCCCCCCTTCAGGTTTCTTAACAGTCCAGCTTCCCGATACTTCAAGCTTAAAGTGGCCTCATCACCGTGCAGTGCAAAACTATCAACTGTTTGCCGGCTGTTGTAAGTTAAGACATCACTGGATGTGACAAATAAACTAAACCAGAGAGGGCCATAGGCAGATAAATGCATAGGCTGAGACATCTTGTTTCCTGTTGTCTTTTCTAAGTATACAGTGCTGATATACAGACTGCTTTCTACACTTAGacttcatttattctttcttctgtTGAGTCAGAGAAACTTGTTCTCCTTCATTAGAGAGAGGAACTGGGTCTCATTTTCCACCATGACTGCTTGCATACATTCCTGCACCAAAGCCATCATCAAGACATCAATCTTATCCTGTTCCCCAACCTAAGTGAAATATTCTGACACTTATTGGACAGACAGGAAGGCTGGACTCTGAGCACAGGTTTGCCTCTTAGGGAGAAAGTGGTTAGAAGTGTTCCCTGCATGTTTCCTTATACTGATCTTTTGGTCCAGAAATCTTGTTGGTATCTATTGTGCAGCAGAAACCAGGGGTCATGTTGCCTAACTGGTCATGCACTTGAAGGGGTCAAATTAATACAtataatatgtacagtggtgcctcgcattatgatgttaattcataccagtgaaatcactgtagaacgaaaacatcgtaaagcgaaattaaaaagcccatagaaacgcattaaaacctgtttaatgcgttccaatgggcttaaaactcacagtccagcgaagatcctccatagggcggccattttggctgcctgtcttgcgaggaatccatccctaaacacagcggggagccattttatttacccggtggccattctgaaagcgccaatcagctgttggaaaatcgtcgttttgcgaagaatcggttcccgaagcagggaactgatcatagcaaagcgaaaaaactccataggaaatatcgttttgcgattgcaaaaagttcatcgttatgcgattttgtcgttttACGAAGCGATCGcaaagcgaggcgccactgtatatttTAGCCTAACCATAGCCaccttgctttctgtaacttgcctTGCAACATGAATGTTTAAACCTATTGTATCAGGCTTTCTGCTTGGCAGATAAGAATAGCCAAAGGAGGGAGGCTGCCTGAATTGCTGTTGCTTGCAACTAACTAGAGAATGTGTCCTTGGTCAGTGATAAGGGCTCTGGGAGTCTAACCGCCTGGCACAGGGAGAGATGTACAAACCCTccttgcctcccccttctcatttAAAACTTATAAAAGTATATTCTGTAATGAGCGTGGCGCGCTTCTTCTCCACAGGTTTCTGCGAGTGAAGTTTGCGACTCTTTGCTTGCTTTCATCTGAAAATAAACGAAAcatctattggatctctctgtctcttgctGATAGATTTAATGCATTAGAGACGGGCAAAAAGCAACAGGAAATAGTCTTGGCCCGCCTCACACTCAAGTCGCATCCCTGGAGGAATGATGGGGAGCGGACAGAAGGTGAAAACTAGGTTCACACATGTTATttcacaataggattctgaccgTCCACGCTAATCCCTTTAAATGAAAGCTCCAAATTTACAGAAGGGCCCGGGAGAGAGTCCAGACACTTCCACGGCACTTACTCTCCTGGGTTACCTCCAGAACTCGTTCTCTCCTGCCTTCTCCTACACCCAGCCTCTTCCCTGCCCAGCCTCTGGATGCTACTCAAAAGCAGCCGCCTGCCAAGAATTTCTCCTGCAAGAGAGTATCTCAGCTTTCATGTCCCTGACATGCTGACCGAGGCCTTGGGAAGCCTGCGCTCTTCTTCATGGTTCTTCCTTCTGAGGCACccaataaacagaaaacaaagttGAGCTGCCTTACACCGAGTCAGACCCTTGCCCCGACTAGGCCAGTGTGACCTACATGGAGCTTTTCAAGCTTCCaggtggattttttccccttccagtaTGTTAATATAATGCTTGTGcaacttcttctttcttttaatattagcatcctcactgtttttagcttttaaatattatcttttaaactgccttgggtccttttaaggagaaaggcagggtaaaaatattttgaatcaacTCATAGAGAAATGATCGAGGGCCAGCCCTTGCAGGACTCTGAAGGACCTCTCCCCGCTTCAAGGGAACAATACAAAGGGGCAGCTGCACTTATTAGAGTCGGAATGGACCGTGTGCCTCATTTCTTCAGGAGATGCCTGTCTGGAAATGCAAGTCAGGCTTAAAGGCTTCGAAAACAGGGTATATCATCCTTTCAGTTCCGGCTTTCTGGTTTCGGTTCTGGAGATCTGCTGAAGCAACGCTATCAAgcaattgaaaagaaaaagaaataaagatccCGGCCTTACAACATCTGGTTAGGGTGTAACATCTGCTTTGGAGTGTTCTCTTTCTTGCCCCAAGCTTTGCCATGCCCAGCCTCAAGCGGAATTCCACTCAAGCTCAAAAGCTCACCTGCTTTTGAAGATATTGTGGCCGAATTCAAGCACTGGGTTTTGGATTAAAGAAAGAAACTGGccatagacttttttttttttgcttatgcaACCACACAGGCATTTGCCCCCTCTTGCAGGCTGACCTCTCCACGAGAGATCTTGCACCAGCTACAAAATGGCATATGTGGCCAGTTGTACATGGCATGAAGGGGAGCCACCCCAAAAGAAATATACATGTTGATGCATGCATTTATCTCTAAGTGGCTTTTGGGTGGGGTTTATACAATCCTTAGCTACAGGTGGAATACTGTGGTGAGCAATGGGACACAGAGACACTATGTTGGAGAGCAGCAAAACGTAGGCCGGCCTACTGCTCTCGGGTGCAGGCAGAGAAGGCGGCCCTCTCGCCAATGTTACAAGCAGATCCAGCTGCTATCAGAAACAGCCTCTGTCCTGGTGTGTGGGCGCAGGCGGGACCTTGGCCTCAGGCGGCAGACTACCTTGGGCTAGCCTGACATGGCCAGCTTTGGACATTCTTGTCCCACCGCCTGCCTGGACTCCCTCATGAAAGCATGACAATAATGACcttcaaaaaagaggaaattctcTCCTGTTGCAACTAGAAAGCATTCTCTGGCCgttctcctcccccttcttctttcctgttgaccGCGGAATCCATGCCCCGTGACTCATCAAGGCAGATCTTTCTCAGTgtaacattttctcagggatttCAGACACGGAGGGACAGAATCtaactcttctttcttctctgaaACCATGTTCGTTATCAAGATGAGAAGAAGAGCGAAAATTTGGCCACCTGACCGATTCCACTTAAGATGCCTTAAGAGAGGTTTACGGTTCCTTTCCGTTCCTATCTCGTTTAACTTTTGGAGAAATCATTCACAATTCTTTGCCGTCTCTCGTGAGGCCGGCCTGTAAAAACAGTTCTGAAGGACTGAACGCAACCAGTGGAAAAATATGCTGAGAATATTTAGCACTGGCAGCACAAAAGAAAACGTGAATATGAGAGTTTGGCTAGACTCTGGTTGTTTTCGTTTTGAGAAAGACTCCTGCCAGACGCAACACTCTTTTTTTTATTGCACATTTATGAATTCAGATGAAACCGGGCCACATCCATGTAGCATGAAGCAGACACAGGGAAAGAGAGGGGAGTGATGTGATAAACAAAAACGTCCATTTGGCATTTCTGTAGAAAGTGGCAAGGATAACGTTAAAGCTAATgctgctttttggagcaaaacatgGAAATCCATGGAAAAGGGATGGGCTGCCTATGATCTGTAAAAGTCATCCAGGAGAGGAGATTGAGTGCCTGCAGTCGTCAAAACAGATGAAGTTGCCAACGTCCATTCTTCAGTTCAGGTATAATAAAAACGGTACACAGTCTCCGGCTGTGGTCACAACTTGCAAGAAGAACCACATCTAAGCATCACTGAAATCCATTTTGATTTTATCGTTCATGCAACATAAGGGCAAAATCGATTTATATATGATGCCAAAccgagttttttttttcaattggccagcagggtattttttttaaaaaaaaatactttgcttctAAAATCGATTGAGTTCAATGTGGTTTTGTGCAAATGAACCAATTTCAGCCATGTAGATGCCCAAACCGGTTTAAATTACCAGAAATAAACTGATTTCCATTCAGTGTATGCGAATGCAGCTACCAcatgacttgaacctgatttttaaaaagtctgaatagaaatggattcaaattgccagtgtggccacagcctcaatttcaacatctGGCgacttcccagggttttctaggtagaaagtattcgggagtggttgaccattcccttactctgggggcatcctgggactgtacagcttgcccaaggtaacccaggctggctgttctcccaggaggcacacgtAGGGAACTGAGCTCTTAATGCTGCTGCTCCACCTTACTGAGCTAGCCAGACAGATAAACTAGATAGAGAGATTTTAAATGTTGAAACCGTGGCACGCAGTAGATGTTTGTTCGTTAGCGCACACGGGGAGAAACCAGCAAAGAGACGAGCAAAGTCTGGCATCTTCTAAATGCTGGCATCCTGGGTCAAAGCCATCATCACCCCACCATAGTTGCAGCTGTGGATCCTGGTCTAAATTTATAAACAAGAACTGGGGAAGTGCTGTTAAAAGTCGTTTGCGATCCTGGTTTGGGCAAGCCATGCAAGAATGTCTGCTGGGAAAGCAGGGAGAGGCTTGTTCAGATACAATGACTACGTATTTTTAGTTTTCTAAGAACCAGGAGGGCAGGAAGAAAACGGGACCATGGAAAAGAAGGCGAGGGCTGCCAGAAGGCGAAGATCCGGCCGCTTACATTGTGGTTTGGCTGTTGCATCTGAACCGGGACGCTGCCCCATTTGCTACGCTTCCTTTGAAGATGGGTCCGTAGCCCACATTGGCTCACGAAGGGTAAAAGAGAGCACGGCGGATGAAATGGTGGGAGGATCTACTAAACAAATAACGCAACAAACCAGtagccttccttttcctttctgtacaGTCAGTGTTTTTCATCTCTGCTTTTCTTGGTATGTGCTCTAAACCTGGACCCTTGTTTTGAACAACAGGCAAACGGCCATGCGCACAGAACGCAGCCCACTTAAAATACCTTAGGACATTTCCAGACAAACCCTCCCTGCTTCCCCAAGAGGCAGAAAAGGCATTGGCCGCTAATATTCCCCCAGAGACCTGAGGATCAGGCCAATTATTTTCTGCTCTCTTCTTACTGAAATTTTCCAGGATGGGTTATTTTAGGCTCTTTTTTTTGGCCTCTGATGACTCTCTGTTGAGGACTGGCAGGCACAACTCttacgaggggggggggggaaagcacccGGTTCAGTGCTATTCTTTATCATGCTGCCCTCATTGGCATTTGATCAGGTCCATGTCATTATTACACCTCACTTCTGCGCTTTTTGGGTCTCCTTGGAAGTCTTGTATTACTGTGTTGCAGGGATGGAGATTAGAATATAATCCTAGAATAATCTTCGAATATTTTAGAACGGCAGAACCAGAGGGGATCCTATGAATCCCTGAGTCCAGCCCGTCAcagaggcatggggggggggggaaccaaactcccaacctcagccagatacctaaaccactgaggtaaaGAGACTGCCTGTTTTAAAGAGAGgctgtcacacacacccccagttcccctgtttgttcttctacacaTTTAATCAACTTGTGTACTGTTACTATTCTCACttctggggacgtggtggcgctgcgggctaaactgcagaagcctctgtgctgcagggtcagaagaccagcagtcgtaagatcgaagtgagctcctgtcgcctgtcccagctcctgccaacctagcagtttgaaagcatgtaaaaatgcgagtagataaataggtacctccacggtgggaaggtaaaacagcgttccctagtcacgctggccacgtgacaaaggaaactgtcttcggataagcgctggctctacagcttgaaaatgggatgagcaccgccccctagagttggacatgactggactaaaaatatcaaggggtagctttacctttaccttattctcACCTCTAACTTTGACTATCTAGCTCTTTCTCTAACCTCTAAAATCCTAACTCTAAATCCAACAcatccctaactgaaatccttaactgatacagtggtgtctcgcttaacgattgcctcgttaaacaacgaaaccgctatacaatgactgttttgcgatcacttttgcgatcacaaaacgatgttttaataggcaacaTTCGCTTCCCaccgatcggttccctgcttcgggaaccaattttttgctagacgatgtttttaaaacagctgattggtggcttcaaaatggccactcgctgtgtaaaatggctccccgctgtgtttttggacggattccttgctttacaggcaccgcaaatggccacccctatggaggatcttcgctggacggtgagttttcagcccactggaacgcattgaacggattttcaatgcgtttcaatgggatttttattttgcttaatgaggatttctctctacagcgatttcgctggaatgaattatcctcgttaagcgagtcaccactgtatccctaactgaagtccctaactgatctttaactgtcttccattctcttccttggttccgccccttctgttcaaccatcGGTTGCTAactcagggttccattgtgatggacaggagtggttactgacctgtccgtcacagagGCCAATGTGGGAGAAAAAGGCACATCatagagggagaggaaggaacagAGGGGAGGGAAAACAAGAGTAATGTAACAATGTCTTACCTAGATTAGGATCATATTCACTTATGAACCTCTTAGTTAGAAACTTCACTGTCAGTGCtataaaaaaaagcaagaaagagcTGCTTAGTACTTCTGGGTCCCCATGCAACAGCAAAAGTAACGTTAAACCACAAGATCTCAGTTTTGTGACCACAGAAATCAAAGTTTTGGACCCTATCCTTCAAAGACTCTATAAATCTGATTTCTGCAGCTCCAGCTGAACCTTAGCTCTTACAGCCTTTTAAATCATCCCTTATTTGTTCCACGATTCAGCCCCTTTTCCACTTGGGTGGATTATACAGATTATCAGCAAATCCCAAAGTAAACATGTTCCCTTACCATTGACTCCCAGTGTTACCGTACCAGTCAAGACACTGGAGCTTATTCCACTTTTCCCTCCTTCATTTTTGGCCTCTTTTTGGTGGAAATTTAAAAGGCAGCTGAAATTACAGGAAACTAATGGGAAAGAATAATGTCTGGCACCTTCCTGGTTCACCTAAAAATACAAGGTGCCTGCAGGATCACAACCTGGCCTAGAAGCATTCCATGTGAGTTCAACGCAGGTAAACTTTGGCCACCCGTTTGCGTTCTTCagctctttgaaattcttgcttcCAACGGGTTCATGCAACTTTCTCAACTGCGCTGGCCACCGAGACATTCCAATGATGTTTCTTTTGGAaccttgctttctttatttttgtggCATAAATGGAAACACTTGACTCTCTCTGGGACATATTTATCAGTGTCAAGACTTGCTCCAAGACCTGGTCTCTTTGAGCAAATGCCCAGAATCCAAGGCCATGGTAGAGGCCAGGACTTATACCTGCTCTGAGCAATCCCTTGTTCTCAttgtaaacagaaaaagaaaaaggattcaTGCAGGCCCTCGAtggccctcctctctctttttctgtttcttaattCTTGTAAAAGCCAGGTTTTGATCTATTGCCAGAAGGAGGAAAGGTTGATCATTGCAGGAACCCTTCTTACTCCAAAAAGCCAACAaaaggatgatgggggttgttCAGAAAATCAATGATTTGGGGGTTGTTCAGAAAATCAATGACTTTTTCATGGCCTTAGCACAAGTGCCCAACAGA
The Pogona vitticeps strain Pit_001003342236 chromosome 12, PviZW2.1, whole genome shotgun sequence genome window above contains:
- the RASL12 gene encoding ras-like protein family member 12, which translates into the protein MTSMFGKPRTPSCTNERHFHSLPECNVAILGCQGSGKSALTVKFLTKRFISEYDPNLEDTYASEEVVDQQPVLLKVMDTADQDAPVSCERYLDWAHAFIVVYSIDNRKSFEGCQTYLDIIALHLKNAQHESPVLLVGNKLDMEQYRQVTKAEGLSLATKYGFLFYEVSACLDFESVQHIFHEVVREVRREMERHTVVRPLFILEEKPSLHLVPPATVASKHGCTYNTLATVNYKEIPPIAQAKVVTVKSSRAQSKRKAPTLTLLKGFKIF